Proteins encoded together in one Juglans regia cultivar Chandler chromosome 9, Walnut 2.0, whole genome shotgun sequence window:
- the LOC108994298 gene encoding phospholipase A1-Ibeta2, chloroplastic: MNIGSTLPAQNIHLFRARRASFIRRVSRLNPSARPVAASSMLTTQKPETSTDLTRLHLANLEKLLQTSAPPSQVLDPQPLQKDSSNNGSMENKGRSPLEGLNLAGLWSEVKAVEEMSPRHLNRLQRLLSKTNEYSPRNHLGSKWHEYHGSNHWKGLLDPLDENLRREVVRYGEFVQAAYHSFHSNPAMPTEEPPLPRHVALPDRSYKVTKSLYATSSIKLPDMAPDWMTQRSSWIGYVAVCDNNREIQRMGRRDIVIALRGTATCLEWAENVRAQLVQIPENNNNSNKTDTNRPAQGHSNSKVECGFLSLYKTPGTHVPSLSESVVEEVRRLIDLYKGEALSITITGHSLGAALAVLVADEISTCTASSDMPPIAVFSFGGPRVGNRAFANRIDAQNVKVLRIVNSQDVITRIPGVFVGEELNQKLRNTSIVGGLLDMLDKNMPLAYSHVGTELRVDTKMSPYLKPNADMACCHDLEAYLHLVDGFLASNCPFRANAKRNLGRLLKDQGPNVKKLYTSKALTINLERDGLPMSSCLPSPS, from the coding sequence ATGAATATCGGTTCCACGCTTCCTGCTCAAAATATCCATCTCTTTCGGGCCAGACGTGCCAGCTTCATACGCCGGGTGTCTCGGCTAAACCCTTCGGCACGACCGGTGGCAGCTTCTTCCATGTTGACGACTCAAAAACCGGAAACATCGACCGATTTAACTCGGTTACACCTGGCCAACCTCGAGAAATTGCTCCAGACGTCGGCCCCACCGAGCCAAGTACTCGACCCGCAACCTCTGCAGAAAGATTCGAGTAATAATGGGTCGATGGAAAACAAGGGGAGAAGTCCACTAGAAGGGCTTAACTTGGCCGGGCTCTGGTCGGAGGTGAAGGCAGTCGAGGAAATGTCGCCACGGCACCTCAACCGACTCCAGCGACTCCTATCAAAGACGAACGAATACTCTCCCAGAAACCATCTCGGCAGCAAATGGCACGAATATCACGGCAGCAACCACTGGAAAGGCCTTCTGGACCCTCTCGACGAGAATCTCCGTCGTGAGGTGGTCAGGTACGGGGAGTTCGTTCAAGCTGCTTACCATTCTTTCCACTCCAACCCCGCCATGCCGACTGAGGAGCCGCCGCTGCCACGCCACGTAGCTTTGCCCGATAGGTCTTATAAAGTAACGAAGAGTTTGTATGCCACGTCATCCATCAAATTACCTGACATGGCGCCGGATTGGATGACCCAACGGTCTAGTTGGATAGGTTACGTTGCGGTTTGTGACAACAACAGAGAGATCCAACGGATGGGACGTAGGGATATCGTCATTGCACTCCGTGGTACCGCCACGTGTCTTGAGTGGGCGGAGAATGTTAGAGCCCAACTTGTTCAAATcccagaaaataataataatagtaataaaaccGATACGAACCGGCCGGCTCAAGGACATTCCAATTCCAAAGTGGAATGCGGGTTCTTGAGTCTGTACAAAACCCCCGGAACCCATGTTCCAAGCCTATCAGAGTCCGTGGTTGAAGAGGTGCGAAGGCTGATAGATCTATACAAAGGCGAGGCTCTAAGCATTACAATCACAGGCCACAGCTTAGGTGCGGCCTTGGCTGTACTCGTGGCTGATGAAATCAGTACATGCACAGCCTCAAGTGACATGCCACCGATTGCAGTATTTTCCTTTGGTGGGCCTCGTGTTGGCAACAGAGCCTTTGCCAACCGCATTGATGCCCAAAATGTCAAGGTGTTGCGAATTGTTAACTCTCAAGACGTGATCACTAGGATCCCTGGTGTCTTTGTTGGAGAAGAGCTAAACCAAAAGCTAAGGAACACAAGTATTGTTGGAGGGTTGCTTGACATGCTTGACAAAAACATGCCATTGGCCTACTCCCACGTCGGAACGGAATTGCGGGTCGACACGAAAATGTCGCCGTATCTAAAGCCGAATGCTGACATGGCATGCTGTCATGACTTGGAGGCATACTTGCACTTGGTAGATGGGTTCTTAGCATCCAATTGTCCATTTAGGGCAAATGCTAAAAGGAATTTAGGGAGATTGCTGAAAGATCAGGGACCCAATGTGAAGAAGTTATATACAAGCAAAGCATTGACTATAAACCTTGAAAGAGATGGACTGCCCATGTCTAGTTGCTTGCCTAGTCCATCTTGa